Proteins encoded within one genomic window of Amorphoplanes friuliensis DSM 7358:
- the acnA gene encoding aconitate hydratase AcnA: protein MASLDTFGAKSELRVADASYEIFTIDKVDGHDRLPYSLKILLENLLRTEDGANITADHIRALGGWDPTADPSVEIQFTPARVLMQDFTGVPCVVDLATMREAVKELGGDPTKVNPLAPAELVIDHSVIADLFGREDAFARNVELEYQRNRERYQFLRWGQTAFNEFKVVPPGTGIVHQVNIEYLARTIMERNGQAYPDTVVGTDSHTTMVNGLGVLGWGVGGIEAEAAMLGQPVSMLIPRVVGFKLFGEMPAGTTATDLVLTITEMLREHGVVSKFVEFYGPGVSAVPLANRATIGNMSPEYGSTVAIFPIDDETIKYLQLTGRSEAQVALVEAYAKRQGLWLEPDAEPNYSERLELDLSTIVPSLAGPKRPQDRVPLDRAKPMFRDALTNYVSAVGPADEASEESFPASDPPANHEHSDADKPHVFSAADGATGRPSKPTRVVGEDGTEFELDHGFVGIAAITSCTNTSNPQVMIGAALLARNAVDRGLSRKPWVKTTLAPGSKVVMDYYDRAGLTPYLDKLGFNLVGYGCTTCIGNSGPLPEAISAAVNEADLTAVSVLSGNRNFEGRINPDIKMNYLASPPLVVAYALAGTMDLDITTEPLGTGSDGKPVFLADIWPSAKEIDDVIASAIGATGFSAAYQDVFAGDEQWQSLPTPEGKTFEWAQESTYVRKPPYFEGMSAQPTPVVDISGARVLAKLGDSVTTDHISPASSIKADSPAGKYLAEHGVPRHEFNSYGSRRGNHEVMIRGTFANIRLRNQLVPGVEGGFTVNHLTGDQSSIYDASVAYKEAGVPLVILAGKEYGSGSSRDWAAKGTMLLGVRAVIAESYERIHRSNLIGMGVLPLQFPPKTDAESLGLTGTETFTITGVTALNDGGIPSTVKVRTDTDVEFDADVRIDTPGEADYYRHGGILQYVLRKMLAAG from the coding sequence GTGGCCAGCCTCGACACCTTTGGTGCGAAGAGCGAGCTACGCGTCGCAGACGCGAGCTACGAGATTTTCACGATCGACAAGGTCGACGGGCATGACCGCCTGCCGTACTCCCTGAAGATCCTGCTGGAGAACCTCCTCCGCACGGAGGACGGCGCGAACATCACCGCCGATCACATCCGGGCCCTGGGCGGCTGGGACCCCACCGCCGACCCGAGCGTGGAGATCCAGTTCACCCCCGCGCGGGTGCTGATGCAGGACTTCACCGGCGTTCCGTGCGTCGTCGACCTCGCCACCATGCGCGAGGCCGTCAAGGAGCTGGGCGGCGACCCGACCAAGGTCAACCCCCTCGCCCCCGCCGAGCTGGTCATCGACCACTCGGTCATCGCCGACCTGTTCGGCCGCGAGGACGCCTTCGCCCGCAACGTCGAGCTGGAGTACCAGCGCAACCGCGAGCGCTACCAGTTCCTGCGCTGGGGCCAGACCGCGTTCAACGAGTTCAAGGTCGTCCCGCCCGGCACCGGCATCGTGCACCAGGTCAACATCGAATACCTGGCCCGCACGATCATGGAACGCAACGGCCAGGCGTACCCGGACACCGTCGTCGGCACCGACTCGCACACCACCATGGTCAACGGCCTGGGTGTGCTGGGCTGGGGCGTCGGTGGCATCGAGGCCGAGGCCGCGATGCTGGGCCAGCCGGTCAGCATGCTGATCCCGCGCGTCGTCGGCTTCAAGCTCTTCGGCGAGATGCCCGCCGGCACCACCGCGACCGACCTCGTGCTGACGATCACCGAGATGCTGCGCGAGCACGGTGTGGTCAGCAAGTTCGTCGAGTTCTACGGTCCCGGCGTCAGCGCCGTGCCGCTGGCCAACCGCGCCACCATCGGCAACATGTCGCCGGAGTACGGCTCGACCGTCGCGATCTTCCCGATCGACGACGAGACGATCAAGTACCTCCAGCTCACCGGTCGCTCCGAGGCGCAGGTCGCGCTGGTCGAGGCGTACGCGAAGCGCCAGGGTCTGTGGCTGGAGCCGGACGCCGAGCCGAACTACTCCGAGCGTCTCGAGCTGGACCTGTCGACCATCGTCCCGTCGCTCGCCGGCCCGAAGCGCCCGCAGGACCGTGTCCCGCTGGACCGCGCCAAGCCGATGTTCCGGGACGCGCTCACCAACTACGTCAGCGCCGTCGGTCCGGCCGACGAGGCCAGCGAGGAGTCCTTCCCGGCCAGCGACCCGCCGGCCAACCACGAGCACTCGGACGCCGACAAGCCGCACGTCTTCAGCGCGGCCGACGGCGCCACCGGGCGGCCCTCCAAGCCCACCCGCGTGGTCGGTGAGGACGGCACGGAGTTCGAGCTGGACCACGGTTTTGTCGGCATCGCCGCGATCACGTCCTGCACGAACACGTCGAACCCGCAGGTCATGATCGGTGCGGCCCTGCTGGCCCGCAACGCCGTCGACCGTGGACTGTCGCGCAAGCCGTGGGTCAAGACCACGCTGGCGCCGGGTTCCAAGGTCGTCATGGACTACTACGACCGCGCGGGCCTCACCCCGTACCTCGACAAGCTCGGCTTCAACCTGGTCGGTTACGGCTGCACGACCTGCATCGGCAACTCCGGCCCGCTGCCCGAGGCGATCTCGGCGGCGGTCAACGAGGCCGACCTCACCGCGGTCAGCGTGCTCTCCGGCAACCGCAACTTCGAGGGCCGGATCAACCCGGACATCAAGATGAACTACCTGGCCTCGCCGCCGCTGGTCGTCGCGTACGCGCTGGCGGGCACGATGGACCTGGACATCACCACCGAGCCGCTCGGCACCGGATCGGACGGCAAGCCCGTCTTCCTCGCCGACATCTGGCCCAGCGCCAAGGAGATCGACGACGTCATCGCCTCGGCGATCGGCGCGACCGGCTTCAGCGCGGCCTACCAGGACGTCTTCGCCGGTGACGAGCAGTGGCAGTCGCTGCCCACGCCGGAGGGCAAGACGTTCGAGTGGGCACAGGAGTCGACCTACGTGCGCAAGCCCCCGTACTTCGAGGGCATGAGCGCGCAGCCGACGCCGGTCGTCGACATCTCGGGCGCGCGGGTGCTGGCGAAGCTCGGCGACTCGGTCACCACCGACCACATCTCGCCGGCCAGCTCGATCAAGGCCGACTCCCCCGCGGGCAAGTACCTCGCCGAGCACGGCGTGCCGCGGCACGAGTTCAACTCGTACGGGTCCCGGCGCGGTAACCACGAGGTGATGATCCGCGGCACCTTCGCGAACATCCGCCTGCGCAACCAGCTGGTCCCCGGCGTGGAGGGTGGCTTCACCGTCAACCACCTGACCGGCGACCAGAGCAGCATCTACGACGCCTCGGTGGCCTACAAGGAGGCCGGTGTCCCGCTGGTCATCCTGGCCGGCAAGGAGTACGGCTCCGGCTCGTCGCGCGACTGGGCGGCCAAGGGCACGATGCTGCTGGGCGTCCGCGCGGTCATCGCCGAGTCGTACGAGCGCATCCACCGCTCGAACCTGATCGGCATGGGTGTGCTGCCGCTGCAGTTCCCGCCGAAGACCGACGCGGAGTCGCTCGGGCTCACCGGCACCGAGACGTTCACGATCACCGGGGTGACGGCCCTCAACGACGGCGGCATCCCGTCGACCGTGAAGGTCCGCACCGACACCGATGTCGAGTTCGACGCCGACGTCCGCATCGACACACCCGGTGAGGCGGACTACTACCGCCACGGCGGCATCCTGCAGTACGTCCTGCGGAAGATGCTCGCCG
- the pulA gene encoding pullulanase-type alpha-1,6-glucosidase, translated as MTTIEIDSPEVSTALSRPSWLVVHYRREDEGYGDWSLHAWGDIAPGAITGFPGGHPFAGEDAYGRFAWVRLADVSREVGFLVVDHTGAKDVAQDRLLDPAVTPEIWLRPGDPEVYPSAAAAGFTEELPGGDDVAVIHYRRADGDYAGWGLHAWEGTPKKPVWSIPLAPVTFDAFGAVFRVPVRPDAAGLRFVVHQGDHKDLPDDQRLDLTRSREVWMLAGTAAPVLPDLRSLGPELDPARALAVFLDRTTVALPPQLAELASAFALVAAPTGGLRRDGDELTGESTTLPLTPRPGGLFQAQSRHFPHLRSYRAFAVPELGDAALGHLLRGQLLAVGRDLSGRVTVVTALQLPGVLDDLYADAADAELGVVLDEEKPTISVWAPTARTVSLELSRTPGDDEPKILEMDRDNLTGIWSIAGKRKWLGRYYRYRVEVWHPAAQAVVTSSVTDPYSLSLSAGSTHSQLVDLSDPELMPPGWESLVKPPAVAPARMQITELHVRDFSIADTTVPAAERGTFLAFTHTESAGMRHLRMLADAGLTHAHLLPAFDFASVPDRRADQAVPKCDLAALPPDSPEQQRAVMAVADEDGFNWGYDPLHYTTPEGSFAVEPAGSSRILEFRRMVAALNEAGLRVVMDVVYNHTMADGLAPFSVLDRVVPGYYHRLLDDGTVAESTCCSNTAPEHMMMGRLVVDSIVTWARDYKVDGFRFDLMGHHPRANILETRVTLDHLDPGIYLYGEGWNFGEIAYDSRFVQATQVNMAGTGVGTFNDRLRDAVRGGGSFGDDPSEQGFATGLGARTPLSVHDRIKVGLSGGLATYRFVTHTGAEHSGSQIDYNGSPSGYAASPGESVTYVDAHDNEILYDAMAFKLPPSLPMADRVRMQVLALSIVVLGQGVGFVALGTERLRSKSLDRNSYNSGDWFNQLRWDSTQGNGFGIGLPPAPDNEDKWSWARPLLADPSLIPSAEMIDLTAARYAEMLRIRRASPVFGLPTADEVQRRLTFPLGGPSESPGVIVMCLDGSGLDHRWSTHVVVFNATEEPTVQFVPELAEVPLHLHPELAASADTLLRTSTAEGGTLTVPARSVAVFVADLAG; from the coding sequence GTGACGACGATCGAGATCGACTCGCCTGAGGTATCGACCGCGCTGAGCAGGCCGTCCTGGCTGGTCGTGCACTATCGCCGCGAGGACGAGGGTTACGGCGACTGGTCGCTGCACGCCTGGGGTGACATCGCGCCGGGCGCGATCACCGGCTTCCCCGGTGGCCACCCGTTCGCGGGTGAGGACGCCTACGGCCGCTTCGCCTGGGTGCGTCTGGCCGATGTGTCCCGCGAGGTCGGTTTTCTCGTGGTCGACCACACCGGGGCCAAGGACGTGGCGCAGGACCGGCTCCTCGACCCCGCGGTCACGCCCGAGATCTGGCTGCGGCCGGGTGATCCGGAGGTCTATCCCAGCGCCGCGGCGGCGGGCTTCACCGAGGAGCTCCCGGGCGGCGACGACGTCGCGGTCATTCACTACCGGCGCGCCGACGGCGACTACGCCGGCTGGGGGCTGCACGCCTGGGAGGGCACGCCGAAAAAGCCCGTCTGGAGCATCCCGCTCGCTCCCGTCACGTTCGACGCGTTCGGTGCGGTGTTCCGCGTCCCGGTGCGCCCCGACGCCGCCGGCCTGCGTTTTGTCGTGCACCAGGGTGACCACAAGGACCTGCCCGACGACCAGCGGCTCGACCTGACGCGCAGCCGGGAGGTCTGGATGCTCGCGGGCACCGCCGCGCCGGTGCTGCCCGACCTCCGCTCGCTGGGACCCGAGCTCGACCCGGCCCGCGCCCTCGCCGTTTTCCTCGACCGCACGACCGTCGCCCTGCCGCCGCAGCTCGCCGAGCTGGCGTCCGCGTTCGCCCTGGTCGCCGCGCCGACCGGCGGGCTGCGCCGCGACGGTGACGAGCTGACCGGCGAGAGCACAACACTGCCGCTGACACCCCGGCCCGGCGGGCTGTTCCAGGCCCAGAGCCGTCACTTCCCGCACCTGCGTTCCTACCGCGCCTTCGCCGTGCCCGAGCTCGGCGACGCCGCCCTCGGTCATCTGCTGCGCGGCCAGCTGCTGGCGGTCGGCCGCGACCTCTCCGGCCGGGTCACGGTCGTGACCGCGCTGCAGCTCCCCGGGGTCCTCGACGACCTGTACGCCGATGCCGCCGACGCCGAGCTCGGTGTGGTGCTGGACGAGGAGAAGCCCACGATCTCCGTCTGGGCGCCGACCGCCCGCACGGTGTCACTGGAGCTGTCCCGCACCCCCGGTGACGACGAGCCCAAGATCCTCGAGATGGACCGCGACAACCTGACCGGCATCTGGTCGATCGCGGGCAAACGCAAATGGCTCGGGCGTTACTACCGGTACCGCGTCGAGGTGTGGCACCCGGCGGCGCAGGCGGTCGTGACCAGCAGCGTCACCGACCCCTACTCGCTGTCGCTGTCGGCCGGCTCCACCCACAGCCAGCTCGTCGACCTGTCCGACCCCGAGCTGATGCCACCCGGCTGGGAGAGCCTGGTCAAGCCGCCGGCGGTGGCACCGGCGCGCATGCAGATCACCGAGCTGCACGTCCGGGACTTCTCCATCGCCGACACCACGGTCCCGGCGGCCGAGCGCGGCACGTTCCTGGCCTTCACCCACACCGAGTCCGCGGGCATGCGGCACCTGCGGATGCTCGCCGACGCGGGCCTGACCCACGCGCACCTGCTGCCGGCGTTCGACTTCGCCTCGGTGCCCGACCGCCGCGCCGATCAGGCCGTCCCGAAGTGCGACCTGGCCGCGCTGCCACCGGACTCTCCCGAGCAGCAGCGTGCGGTCATGGCCGTCGCCGACGAGGACGGCTTCAACTGGGGTTACGACCCTCTGCACTACACGACGCCCGAGGGCAGCTTCGCGGTCGAGCCAGCCGGCAGCTCCCGCATCCTGGAGTTCCGCCGCATGGTCGCCGCGCTCAACGAGGCCGGTCTGCGCGTGGTCATGGACGTCGTCTACAACCACACGATGGCCGACGGGCTGGCGCCGTTCAGCGTGCTCGACCGCGTCGTCCCCGGCTATTACCACCGGCTCCTCGACGACGGCACGGTCGCCGAGTCGACCTGCTGCTCCAACACCGCACCCGAGCACATGATGATGGGCCGGCTCGTCGTCGACTCGATCGTCACCTGGGCCCGCGACTACAAGGTCGACGGCTTCCGCTTCGACCTGATGGGCCACCACCCCCGGGCCAACATCCTCGAGACCCGGGTCACCCTCGACCACCTCGACCCCGGCATCTACCTGTACGGCGAGGGTTGGAACTTCGGCGAGATCGCGTACGACTCCCGCTTTGTCCAGGCCACGCAGGTCAACATGGCGGGCACGGGTGTCGGCACGTTCAACGACCGGCTGCGCGACGCGGTCCGCGGCGGCGGCTCGTTCGGCGACGACCCGTCGGAGCAGGGCTTCGCCACCGGGCTCGGCGCGCGGACGCCGCTGTCCGTCCACGACCGCATCAAGGTCGGTCTGTCGGGCGGCCTCGCGACCTACCGCTTCGTGACCCACACCGGTGCCGAGCACAGTGGCTCCCAGATCGACTACAACGGCTCACCCAGCGGATATGCGGCCTCGCCGGGGGAGAGTGTCACCTACGTCGACGCCCACGACAACGAGATCCTCTACGACGCGATGGCCTTCAAACTGCCGCCGTCGCTGCCGATGGCCGACCGCGTCCGCATGCAGGTGCTGGCCCTGTCGATCGTCGTCCTCGGCCAGGGCGTCGGCTTCGTCGCGCTCGGCACCGAACGCCTGCGCTCGAAGTCCCTCGACCGCAACTCCTACAACTCCGGCGACTGGTTCAACCAGCTCCGCTGGGACAGCACCCAGGGCAACGGTTTTGGCATCGGCCTGCCACCCGCACCGGACAACGAGGACAAGTGGTCGTGGGCCCGGCCCCTGCTCGCCGACCCGTCGCTGATCCCGTCGGCCGAGATGATCGACCTGACCGCGGCCCGCTACGCCGAGATGCTCCGGATCCGCCGCGCGTCGCCGGTCTTCGGTCTGCCCACCGCCGACGAGGTCCAGCGCCGCCTGACCTTCCCCCTCGGCGGCCCGTCCGAGTCCCCGGGCGTGATCGTGATGTGCCTCGACGGCTCGGGCCTGGACCACCGCTGGAGCACCCACGTGGTCGTCTTCAACGCCACCGAGGAGCCGACGGTCCAGTTCGTGCCGGAGCTGGCCGAGGTGCCGCTGCACCTGCACCCCGAGCTCGCCGCGTCCGCGGACACGCTGCTGCGCACGTCGACCGCCGAGGGGGGAACGCTCACGGTGCCGGCCCGTTCGGTCGCCGTTTTTGTCGCCGACCTCGCCGGGTGA
- a CDS encoding TetR/AcrR family transcriptional regulator — MDRRVRRTRRTLQEALLSLIEERGYERLTVQDVLDRADVGRSTFYTHFRDKDALFMTCFDDLRDGLRRELDAMADGHVRGSNTRPLLMIFEHAYRNQRVYRAVCGRQGGNAFTHRLQRLVFDLLHEHLCVAGTSLPVEVAAEYYSGALLSTLLWWVRQDFPYGPAELAEMCQQLTAPGVLATISSAPHIR, encoded by the coding sequence ATGGACCGACGCGTACGCCGCACCCGCCGCACGCTGCAGGAGGCGCTCCTCTCGCTGATCGAGGAACGCGGTTACGAGCGCCTCACCGTGCAGGACGTCCTCGATCGCGCCGACGTCGGGCGGTCCACGTTCTACACGCACTTCCGTGACAAGGACGCGTTGTTCATGACGTGTTTCGACGATCTGCGCGACGGTCTGCGCCGGGAGCTCGACGCGATGGCCGACGGTCACGTGCGGGGCAGCAACACCCGGCCCCTGCTGATGATCTTCGAGCACGCGTACCGGAATCAGCGGGTCTATCGGGCGGTCTGCGGCCGGCAGGGCGGCAACGCCTTCACCCACCGCCTGCAACGCCTGGTGTTCGACCTGCTGCACGAGCACCTGTGCGTGGCCGGGACGAGCCTGCCGGTCGAGGTCGCGGCCGAGTACTACTCGGGTGCGCTGCTCAGCACGCTGCTGTGGTGGGTGCGGCAGGATTTCCCGTACGGGCCGGCCGAGCTGGCCGAGATGTGCCAGCAGCTGACAGCGCCGGGTGTGCTGGCGACGATCAGTTCTGCACCGCATATTCGGTGA
- a CDS encoding class I SAM-dependent methyltransferase encodes MKFAQADRYDQHSHRRLTRLRSRILDDIAAADLAPGSRVLDVGTGPGRLPLAIAATFPDLRVDGVDLAPEMISLARRLAADTSVTFTVGDVARLPFPDETFDLIVSSLSQHHWADVDGGIRDLHRVLRPGGRLWIYDVRWGLFRATAAARSSFPPESVTRVPVRPIRLPINFMARLSARA; translated from the coding sequence ATGAAGTTTGCCCAAGCCGACCGTTACGACCAGCACAGCCACCGCAGGCTGACCCGCCTGCGCAGCCGCATCCTCGACGACATCGCCGCGGCGGACCTCGCGCCCGGCAGTCGCGTTCTGGATGTGGGCACCGGCCCGGGGCGGCTGCCACTGGCGATCGCCGCGACATTCCCGGACCTGCGCGTCGACGGGGTCGACCTGGCCCCGGAGATGATTTCTCTCGCGCGCCGGCTGGCCGCGGACACTTCCGTGACCTTCACGGTCGGCGACGTGGCCCGCCTGCCGTTTCCCGATGAGACGTTCGACCTGATCGTGTCGTCACTCAGCCAGCACCACTGGGCCGACGTTGACGGCGGGATCCGCGACCTGCACCGCGTGCTCCGCCCGGGCGGCCGACTGTGGATCTACGACGTGCGCTGGGGCCTGTTCCGCGCCACGGCGGCGGCGCGCTCATCGTTCCCGCCGGAATCCGTGACCCGGGTGCCGGTCCGCCCGATCCGCCTGCCGATCAACTTCATGGCCCGCCTGAGCGCCCGCGCTTGA
- a CDS encoding TetR/AcrR family transcriptional regulator, whose protein sequence is MPRLNADTREEVKTVALRLFSTRGFEQTSLREIAEELGITKAALYYHFSSKRDLLSALMTPLVEDFQRFLAEAETKARSDQRAVLEAYFDMCLRHRQVFVGLLRDVQVLTELDLVNTMIQWRTRLDVLLVGEDPADRVRAVVALGGLQDCVILFAEDDEITTIREPAVDAALRALNQP, encoded by the coding sequence ATGCCCCGCCTGAACGCCGACACCCGCGAAGAAGTCAAAACGGTCGCCCTGCGGCTGTTCAGCACCAGGGGTTTCGAACAGACCAGCCTCCGCGAGATCGCCGAGGAACTGGGCATCACCAAGGCGGCGCTCTACTACCACTTCTCGTCGAAGCGGGACCTGCTCAGCGCGCTGATGACACCACTGGTCGAGGACTTCCAACGCTTCCTGGCCGAGGCCGAGACGAAGGCCCGCTCGGATCAGCGGGCGGTCCTCGAGGCCTACTTCGACATGTGCCTGCGCCACCGGCAGGTATTTGTCGGCCTCCTGCGTGACGTCCAGGTCCTGACCGAACTCGACCTGGTCAACACGATGATCCAGTGGCGGACCCGGCTGGACGTGCTGCTCGTCGGCGAGGACCCGGCCGATCGGGTCCGCGCGGTGGTGGCGCTGGGCGGCCTCCAGGACTGCGTGATCCTTTTTGCCGAGGACGACGAGATCACCACGATCCGCGAGCCGGCAGTGGACGCCGCCCTCCGCGCCCTCAACCAACCTTGA
- a CDS encoding FAD-dependent monooxygenase, translating to MTNVLISGASVAGPALAYWLHRYGVDVTVVEKSSAIRGGGYPIDVRGSAVDVVERMGVLPELREHHIDTRRITAIDGRGGTVAAFSPGALTGGQAGRDLELPRGDLTSVLYGKTRDDVEYVFGDSIASVTQHDDRVDVTFERGAPRSFDYVVGADGLHSNTRRLVFGPEAEFSHYLGYCFAGFTAPNTGGWSHEAILQNVPGKLAAVYAVGDQPWVHALLAFATTSPSREAVAGTFAGLGGPTPDLLAALSEADDVYFDTVSQIRMPGWVRGRVALVGDAAYAPSFLTGQGTSLALSGAYVLAGELAKGTLPAYEKTLRDHVTRNQGLVSGGTAMVPGTRTQLWMRNQAFKLLPLLARTKLAGRSERRAATSLALPTYA from the coding sequence ATGACGAACGTTCTGATTTCCGGCGCCAGTGTGGCCGGGCCCGCCCTCGCCTACTGGCTGCACCGGTACGGCGTCGACGTCACGGTTGTCGAGAAGTCCTCGGCGATCCGGGGCGGCGGTTATCCGATCGATGTTCGCGGCTCGGCTGTTGACGTTGTCGAGCGGATGGGGGTTCTGCCCGAGCTGCGGGAACACCACATCGACACCCGGCGGATCACCGCCATCGACGGCCGTGGGGGCACGGTGGCGGCGTTCAGTCCGGGGGCTCTCACCGGTGGGCAGGCCGGGCGTGACCTCGAACTGCCGCGGGGAGACCTGACGTCGGTGCTCTACGGGAAGACCCGTGACGACGTCGAGTACGTTTTCGGCGACTCGATCGCGAGTGTGACGCAGCACGACGATCGCGTGGACGTGACCTTCGAGCGAGGTGCGCCGCGAAGCTTCGACTATGTGGTCGGCGCCGATGGGCTGCACTCCAACACCCGGCGGCTGGTGTTCGGGCCGGAGGCGGAGTTCAGCCACTACCTCGGCTACTGCTTTGCGGGCTTCACCGCGCCGAACACCGGTGGGTGGTCGCACGAGGCGATTCTGCAGAACGTACCGGGCAAGCTCGCCGCCGTCTACGCCGTCGGGGATCAGCCCTGGGTGCACGCCCTGCTGGCCTTCGCGACCACGTCGCCGTCGCGGGAGGCTGTCGCCGGGACCTTTGCCGGGCTGGGTGGGCCGACGCCGGACCTGCTGGCGGCGTTGAGTGAGGCTGATGACGTCTACTTCGACACGGTCAGCCAGATCCGGATGCCGGGGTGGGTGCGGGGCCGGGTGGCTCTGGTCGGCGACGCCGCCTACGCGCCGTCGTTCCTGACCGGGCAGGGTACGAGTCTGGCGCTCTCGGGTGCTTACGTCCTCGCGGGGGAGCTGGCGAAGGGGACGCTTCCGGCGTACGAGAAAACCCTGCGGGACCATGTCACCCGGAATCAGGGTCTGGTCAGTGGCGGGACCGCCATGGTGCCGGGGACACGCACCCAGCTGTGGATGCGCAACCAGGCCTTCAAGCTGCTGCCGCTGCTCGCCCGCACGAAGCTGGCCGGGCGCAGCGAACGCCGCGCGGCGACGTCGCTGGCCCTGCCCACTTACGCGTAG
- a CDS encoding aminopeptidase P family protein, with the protein MAEQNEGTTPKTESHDPDFPEAFLQFMRSGWRDDTLNVTPRPETPNYAKRRAELSDAFPGETLIIPTGTEKVRANDTDYPFRPGSDFVYLTGDTDPDSVLIMRPSGSGHDAVVYSRQRSSKETDEFFRSRDGELWVGRRHTLREKSTELGLETAPWVGLGQALAECAPARTRVLRGLDPNVDRAILAYEPDPRVRRDRALAGVISELKLVKDEWEIAQLQDAIDATVRGFEDVARVLPADRGVKERLLEGVFGMRARVDGNDVGYGSIVGAGAHATILHWVRNTGVTKPGELLLMDMGVESHTFYTADVTRTIPVSGTFTPLQRQVYDIVHASQQAGMDAVRPGVKFQDVHLTCMRVLAEGLNDLGLLPVSVDEAMSEESTVYRRWTLHGFGHMLGIDVHDCSAARKEKYRDGELGEGYVLTVEPGLYFQPEDELVPEELRGIGIRIEDDVLVTADGSRNLSAGLPRTADQVEAWLASQREAGPRLPE; encoded by the coding sequence ATGGCCGAGCAGAACGAGGGCACCACGCCGAAGACCGAGTCGCACGACCCGGACTTCCCGGAGGCGTTCCTGCAGTTCATGCGCAGTGGCTGGCGCGACGACACGCTCAACGTCACGCCCCGCCCGGAGACCCCGAACTACGCCAAGCGCCGGGCCGAGCTGTCCGACGCGTTCCCGGGCGAGACGCTGATCATCCCGACCGGCACCGAGAAGGTGCGTGCCAACGACACGGACTACCCGTTCCGGCCGGGCAGCGACTTCGTCTACCTGACCGGCGACACCGACCCGGACAGCGTTCTGATCATGCGGCCGAGCGGGTCCGGGCACGACGCGGTCGTCTACAGCCGGCAGCGTTCGTCCAAGGAGACCGACGAGTTCTTCCGCAGCCGCGACGGCGAGCTGTGGGTCGGCCGCCGCCACACCCTGCGCGAGAAGTCGACCGAGCTGGGCCTCGAGACCGCGCCGTGGGTCGGGCTCGGGCAGGCGCTCGCCGAGTGCGCGCCGGCCCGCACCCGGGTCCTGCGCGGCCTCGACCCGAACGTCGACCGCGCGATCCTGGCGTACGAGCCGGACCCGCGGGTCCGCCGCGACCGCGCGCTGGCCGGGGTGATCTCCGAGCTCAAGCTGGTCAAGGACGAGTGGGAGATCGCGCAGCTCCAGGACGCGATCGACGCGACCGTACGCGGCTTCGAGGACGTCGCGCGGGTGCTGCCCGCCGACCGCGGCGTCAAGGAGCGCCTGCTCGAGGGTGTCTTCGGCATGCGCGCCCGGGTCGACGGCAACGACGTCGGATACGGCAGCATCGTCGGCGCCGGTGCGCACGCGACGATCCTGCACTGGGTCCGCAACACCGGTGTCACCAAGCCGGGCGAGCTGCTCCTGATGGACATGGGCGTCGAGAGCCACACGTTCTACACCGCCGACGTGACCCGCACGATCCCGGTCTCGGGCACCTTCACGCCGCTGCAGCGCCAGGTCTACGACATCGTGCACGCCTCCCAGCAGGCCGGCATGGACGCCGTCCGGCCCGGCGTGAAGTTCCAGGACGTGCACCTGACCTGCATGCGCGTCCTCGCCGAGGGCCTGAACGACCTGGGCCTGCTCCCGGTCAGCGTCGACGAGGCGATGTCCGAGGAGTCCACGGTGTACCGCCGCTGGACCCTCCACGGCTTCGGCCACATGCTCGGCATCGACGTCCACGACTGCTCCGCCGCCCGCAAGGAGAAGTACCGCGACGGCGAGCTCGGCGAGGGGTACGTCCTGACCGTCGAGCCCGGTCTGTACTTCCAGCCCGAGGACGAGCTGGTCCCGGAGGAGCTGCGCGGCATCGGCATCCGCATCGAGGACGACGTGCTGGTCACCGCGGACGGCAGCCGCAACCTGTCGGCCGGGCTCCCGCGCACGGCCGACCAGGTCGAGGCCTGGCTCGCGTCGCAGCGCGAGGCCGGCCCCCGTCTCCCGGAGTAA